One Alnus glutinosa chromosome 3, dhAlnGlut1.1, whole genome shotgun sequence genomic region harbors:
- the LOC133864621 gene encoding cathepsin B-like protease 3 produces MGGHAVKLIGWGATASGEDYWLLANQWNRSWGDDGYFMIRRGTNECGIEGRGCWFAFIQKSFKRSCNCGWCCRCFSLTIG; encoded by the exons ATGGGAGGTCATGCCGTTAAGCTAATTGGATGGGGGGCAACTGCTTCCGGAGAGGACTATTGG CTTCTTGCGAATCAGTGGAATAGAAGCTGGGGTGAT GATGGTTATTTCATGATCAGAAGAGGGACGAACGAGTGTGGTATTGAAGGACGTGGTTGCTGGTTTGCCTTCATCCAAAAATCTTTTAAGAGAAGTTGCAACTGTGGATGGTGTTGCAGATGTTTCAGTCTGACAATAGGTTAA